The DNA region TGAAAAATACGGTTATGACTATTGTGGATAACTTCACCTATTACCTGGGAGCTCATAAATTAACGGCAGGTATCAGCTACGAACGTCAGAAAGCCGGAAACTCATACATGCGCAACGGAACCGGATATTATCGTTATTCCAGTTTCGAGGATTTCAAAAATGGAGCTGCACCCGAATCGTTTGCCTTGGCTTATGGGTACAATGGTAATACAAAACCTTCTGCGGACGTGAAATTCGGTCAGTTGGGTGTTTATCTGCAAGATGAATGGAACATACGCGATAACTTTAAATTGACTGCCGGTATACGTATGGATAATCTCAGCTTCCTGAATGATATTATGCGTAATCAGGCTATCTATAATCTGGACTTCAACGGTATGCATATTGATACGGGTGCATGGCCCGATAGCAAACTGCAATTCTCACCGCGTGTAGGTTTCACCTGGGATGTGTTCAATGATAAGACATTAAAAGTGCGTGGTGGATCAGGATTCTTCACCGGACGTATTCCTTTGGTGTTCTTTACCAATATGCCTACCAACTCGGGTATGATTCAAAATCTGGTAAGTATTACGACCAGATATAAGGATGGTGTTGTAACCAGTCGCGATCCCCGCCTGGATTTGCTGAAAGGTACTATGATAACGGATGTAAACCAGATGATTTCCACATTGGGACTTCCTGCCACCATCAGTCCGGAAGAAGGTGTATTGCCAAGCTCCATAGTGGGCATCGATCCGGACTTCAAGATGCCGCAAGTCTGGAAAACCTCATTAGCTTTGGATTACCAGCTGCCTGTATCTTTCCCGCTGACGGTTACACTGGAAGGAATGTTCTCTAAGGATATCAATGCGGTGCGCCAATACAACTACAACGTGCAGGCTCCGGATAAAGATACATGGTCACGTTTTAACGGACCGGATGATCGTTACATCTATCCCGAAAACTTCCTGCAACACACGAATATTAGTAGCGCGAATGTATTAACAAACACTTCTAAAGGTTGGGGATGGACAGGTAACATTACCGTAATGGCAGAACCCGCCAAGAATGTAAATATTATGGCAGCCTATACTCATACCGAATCAAAGGAAATCAGTGGTATGCCTGGTTCGGATGCTAACTCCGCCTGGACAAACGTTCCATCCATCAACGGACCGAACAGCTCGGGACTCATGCGTTCGCAATATGTCACTCCCAACCGTGTAGTTGCTTCCATCAACTGGCGCGTACACTTAAATAAGAAAACATCTTCAAATTTCAGCCTCTTTTATAGCGGATATTCATCCAGTGGCTATAGCTTTATGTACTCTAATGATATGAATGGCGATGGCGTAACCAATGACCTTATTTACATTCCGAAGACTAAAGATGAAATCAAGTTCACGAGTGCCGAAGATGCAGACGCTTTCTGGAAGTTCGTGAGTCAAGACCCTTATCTGAAGAAGCATAAAGGCGAATATGCCGAAGCTTATTCTGCACGTGCTCCCTGGGTACACCGCTTTGATTTCCGTTGGAGTCGCGACTTCTTCGTGAAGATTGGCAAAACTAAGAATACGCTGCAACTCAGCCTGGATATCCTGAATATAGGTAACTTACTGAACAGTAAATGGGGTGTAACGAAAAACATGTCCGGCGCTAATGGCGGACGAATTCTGACCTATAAGGGTAAGGATGAGAGCAACACTCCTATCTTCTCTATGTACAAAGATAGTGACGGTAATTATCCTACCGAAAGCTTCACCCGAAACTTGAATTACAGCGAATGTTGGAAGCTTCAGATCGGTCTGCGATACGTATTCAATTAAAGATTCCGAACTTATATTTATCAAAAAAGAAAAGGTGCAACCTAAACATACCGGTTGCACCTTTTTGCATTTATAAGATATTAAAGGAGAGAGAATTTTATTTGTTTTTTCTCCAGAGTTTACTCATGTCTTCCAGAGTCTTGCCCTTCGTTTCGGGTACCCAACGCCAAACAAAGAAGGCGGCTGCAACGCAGATGATGCCATACAAGCTGTATGCGAACATCGGACTGAAGTCGTACAGTGCCGGGAACGTGGACGATACAATATAATTGAATATCCATTGGAAAGCTACCGCAATGGCCACAGCTTTACCACGAATGGTATTCGGGAAGATTTCAGAAATCAATACCCAGCAAATCGGTCCCCATGACATCATAAAGAAAGCTGCGTATACAATTACGGAAAATACCGGAAGAATACCCTTGATTCCCATGCTGTCGCACATTGCCACTGCAAATGCACCTACCGCCATACCAATAGAACCGATAATCAGCAACGGCTTGCGTCCGAAACGGTCTACAGTAAAGATGGCTACAAGCGTAAATACAATGTTTACAATACCCATGATAACAGTTTGCATCATGCCACCGCCTTCAGCACCTGCACTTTCGAAAATACGCGGAGCATAGTATAATACTGCATTAATACCAATAGCCTGTTGGAATACGGAAAGCATGATACCGATAACGATAACTGCCACACCGTAAGAGAATAGTTTCTCTGTCTTTTCCTTGGAAGTAGCCTTGATTTCCGCCAGAATTTCTTTTGCTTTGTTTGCACCATTCACCTTCTCCAGGATAGAGTATGCCTTTTCGTCCTGATGTACCAGCACCAGATAACGCGGGGTCTTCGGTACGAAGAAAAGAAGGAAACCAAATAATGCAGCCGGGAATGCTTCCGAACCAAACATATAACGCCAGCCGGTTTGTACGCTCCACATATCCGAAGCGGCGTTCACAGACAATATGCCTTCAGCGCTTTTATCGATAATAGGATTCGTGTGATCGCCCATAATCAGGTAGTTAACGAAGTAAACCACCAACATACCGAAGATAATGGCAAATTGGTTACAAGATACCAGTGTTCCACGAATGTTAGAGGGCGCAATTTCTGCAATATACATCGGACATACGGCAGAGGCAAGACCTACACCAATACCGCCCAATACACGATACAAATTGAATGCGATGAGCAATTCCATGTTTGGCTCACCGTAGTTGAAGAATAAAAATTCGGGATAGTAGGATCCCAATGCAGACAGGAAGAACAGCACGGATGCCAGTCTCAACGAATTGCGTCGTCCCAGGCGGGAAGCGAAGAAACCGGAAAGAGCACCACCGATCACACAGCCAATGAGTGCACTGGAAGAAGTGATACCGTGCATCACCTTGTCATATTGAAAATCCGTAGCCATCAGGAAGAAAGCTTCCAAGCCCTTCTCCGCGCCCGAGATTACCGCCGTATCGTAACCGAACAGCAGGCCTCCCAAAATGGCAACGGTTGTAATAGAATATAGGTAGAGTTTACTACCATTGTTAGCATCATTCATGATAAAAAAAGATTAGGTTGATAAATGAGTAAAAAGTGATAAGGTGGTAGAGTGATAAGGGTGATAGAGTGATATCACTTTACCACTTATCACTCTATCACCCTACCACCTTTATTATATTAGCAATACATATTCACGATTGCTTCATACAATTCTTGCTTACCGCTGGTTTGCTTCGGTTCGCCGTTAGCTTTCGCATAAGCTACAACATCTTCCAAAGACAATTTGCCTTCTTCGAATTCCTTACCCTTGCCACCGTCGAATGATGCGTAACGGTCAGCCAACATTTTCTTATAAGGAGATTCTTCCAGTAATTTAGCTGCACTTTCCAGAGCACGTGCCATAGCATCCATACCTGCAATGTGAGCGATGAAGATATCTTCCAGGTCGGTAGAGTTACGACGGGTCTTAGCGTCGAAGTTAGTACCGCCATTGCCCAAACCACCGTTGCGGATGATCTGCATCATAGCCTGAGTTAGTTCGTAGTTATCGATAGGGAATTGGTCAGTATCCCAACCGTTCTGGTAGTCACCACGGTTAGCATCAATAGAACCCAACATGCCGTTGTCAACAGCTACAGCCAGTTCGTGTTCGAAAGTATGGCCAGCCAATGTTGCGTGATTAACCTCGATGTTTACTTTGAAATCTTTATCCAAACCGTGAGCTTTCAGGAAGCCGATAACAGTTTCAGTATCTACGTCATACTGATGTTTTGTCGGTTCCATCGGTTTCGGCTCAATCAGGAAAGTACCTTTGAAGCCACGAGCACGTGCATAGTCACGAGCGATAGTCAACATCTTTGCAAGGTGTTCTTTTTCACGTTTCTGGTCAGTGTTCAGCAAAGACATGTAACCTTCGCGACCGCCCCAGAACACATAGTTCGTGCCACCCAGTTCGATAGTAGCGTCAATAGCGTTCTTGATCTGAACAGCAGCGCGTGCTACAACGTCGAAATCAGGATTGGTAGCAGCACCGTTCATATAACGTGCATGACCGAATACGTTAGCAGTACCCCACAACAGCTTGATATCAGTTTCAGCCTGTTTTTCTTTTGCATAAGCTACGATAGCTTTCAGATTAGCTTCATATTCTTCGATGCTTGCACCTTCAGAAATCAGGTCTACATCGTGGAAGCAATAGTATTCGATACCCATCTTCTGCATGAATTCGAAACCTGCATCCAATTTATTTTTAGCTGCTTGCAAAGCGTCAGAGTCACCATTCCAAGGGAATTGTTTCGTTCCACCACCGAATTGGTCACCACCTTCTGCGCAGAGAGTGTGCCACCAAGCCATAGCAAACTTCAACCAATCTTTCATCTTCTTACCCATGATTACCTTCTCAGCATCGTAGTAACGATATGCCATCGGGTTCATACTCTCTTTACCTTCGAATTTAATCTTTCCTATTCCGGGAAAATACTCTTTTGTTGCCATAATTTTAATTGAATTTTAAAGGGTTAATTATGTTTTGATTGTTAACTGTATTACTTTAATTCCCCTCGTTTTCAAAGGAGAATTAAGTTGGCATTATTTTGCCATTGATTTTTCCAAACGATGTTTCCAGCGTGCATAAGCATCTGCATATTCCTGGCGCTTAGCCTGATTAGGCTCGATAACATCCAGTTTTTCCAGCGTTGCGAATGCCTCGTTATTATCTTTATAGATACCTGCACCGATACCTGCTCCCTTGGCTGCACCTACCGAACCATCCGTATCGTACAGTTCGATCACAGCTCCCGTCACACCTGCCAGCGTATCGCGGAAGATGGAGCTAAGGAACATATTTGCATGGCCTGCATGGATTTTCTGTACAGGGATGCCCATACCTTCCATAATATCTATACCATACTTGAATGAGAATACAATGCCTTCCTGAGCTGCACGCACAATGTGTTGCTTGCTATGCAGATTGAAGTTCAAACCACGGATAGAGCAGTTGATCTCTTTATTTTCGAGCATGCGTTCCGCACCGTTACCGAAGGGCAGAATACTGATACCTGCACTACCGATAGGAGCTTGTGATGCCAGTACATTCATTTCATTGTAAGAGATGCCTTCGGGAGCAATCGTACGTTTCACCCAAGAATTAAGAATACCCGTACCATTGATGCAAAGCAACACACCCAGACGGGTTTGTTCGTCCGTATGGTTTACGTGAGCGAATGTATTTACGCGTGATTTCGGATCATAGTTCACTTCACCGTTCACACCATATACAACACCCGAAGTGCCTGCTGTAGAAGCTATTTCTCCCGGATTGAATACATTCAGTGAAAGAGCGTTATTCGGTTGGTCACCTGCACGATATGTGATCGGTGTACCTTCCTTTAATCCCAATTCTTTTGCTGCGGCAGCATTCACACGGCCTTGTTCGGAGAATGTGGGTTTGATGTCCGCAATCAGAGAGTTATCGAAACCATAATAATCCATCAGGAAGTCGGCTACACGATTGTTTTTGAAATCCCAGAACATGCCTTCCGAAAGTCCGGAAACAGTGGTACAGATTTCACCGCTCAACTTCATGGCGATGTAATCACCCGGCAACATAATCTTATAAATCCGTTCGTAGATGGCCGGTTCGTTTTCCTTTATCCATGCCAGTTTAGAGGCAGTGAAGTTACCCGGAGAGTTCAACAGATGTGAGAGACATTTCTCTTCTCCCAGCGTTTCGAAAGCTTTCTGTCCGTAAGGCACAGCACGCGAGTCACACCAGATTATAGAAGGACGCAGCACATTCTGGTCTTTGTCCACACATACCAATCCATGCATCTGATAAGAGATACCGATTGCCTTGATTTCACCTGCGTTTGCACCCGATTCATTCATGACAGCCTGTGTGGCAAGCTTCAGATTTTCCCACCAGCTTTCGGGATTTTGTTCCGCCCAACCCGGTTTAACTGCAATGATTGCCGCCTCTGTCTTCGGAAAGAAAGCAGAAGATACACATTTGCCGGTTTCGGCGTTTACCAGGCTCGCTTTTACGGACGAGCTTCCAATGTCATAGCCTAATAAATACATGCTTTTAATTTATGATTTTTGATTTATGATTTATTTTGTTTGAAATTTATGCCCTTTGATCTATGATTTATTCCGCTTATGATGAATCATAAATCTCTTCATCTTCTTACCTTATTATATATCTTCTTATCGAATCGATAATAGCGTGCGGCACGGTGGGCAACTCCCTGTTGTTTTTCCTCCAATGGAACAACGTATTCCATCATCGCTATTTTCTTGTGGAAGTTCCGCACATCAATAGGCTTGCCATATATTAATTCATATAAAGTACGCAGTTGTGATGCCGTAAACTTACGGGGAAGCAGATCGAACAAGGCCGACGGATTAATCTCCACGTACTGGCGGATATATACCAATGCTTCTTTAATAATCAGATTATGGTCGAAAGCCAATGCCTTAATATCTTGCAGTGCCACCCAATATGCTTCGAAATCAGCCAGATTCCGGCTCAGTGCCCGGTCTATCTTCACCAATGACAGGTAAGCGATAGTAACGATACGCTCCACCTTCGATTCCATGGCCCGTTCCAGCCAATGAATGTCTTTCGGGTCCTTCGTCCGGTTTTTGGAACCGAATGCCTTGAACTGCATCAGGTTGACGTTCTTCAATCCTGTCAGTTCGTTCAATACACGCTGTGCGGCTTCATCCAGATCTTCATCCATATAGATCAGGCTTCCGGGAAGCTTCATATCGTGAAAAATTTCACCTTGCTCCTCACCTACACGTTTTATCAAGAGAACCTTTAATTGTTCTCCGTCAAAGCCAATCACTACACAGTCTACTGAGATATGATTGTTTGCCAATGGGGTTTTATGTTCCATGTTTTGCATAATATCCATGTTTAAGCGCTGCAAATATAAACAGGTTTTTTTGAATATACAAGCAAGTAAAACTCATTTTTATTATGTTGTAAAGCATTATTTTTCAATATAATACATATCGTACTTATTACAATATCAAAACATAGCCTTATCGTTGAAAATACAATATGTATTATTGATAAACAGTAGAATTAGCTAATTGTAGGAAGTACAATAAGAGTAAAGTGCTTTATTCTTAAGGATTTTAGTATCTTGTGCAAGAAATAAAAATGTGGGCTCTTATTGTATTTTTACACGCCATCTCCGTAGTATCTCCATATCAACTCTATATCAACTCCGTGTCAAGTCCGTACCTGCTCCGTATCAAGTCCGTATCAGCACTTATCCTATAGACACGGAGCAGGTACGGACTTGACACGGCTCTGATACGGAGATTGTGCGCAAGGAACTCCTTTAAACACTGTAACTCTCGTCCCCGGTTTCGGTAGTATTGCACAAAAATCCTTCATTTGTGCGGTCAATATCAGAAAAAGCTATACCTTTGCACCACTTTTTTTAATTAACTACTAAAACAAGAACAGTATGAAAGCATTTGTATTTCCGGGTCAAGGTGCCCAATTCGTAGGAATGGGAAAAGACTTGTATGAAAACTCCGCTTTAGCAAAAGAATTGTTTGAAAAAGCCAATGATATCCTGGGATATCGCATTACGGATATTATGTTCAACGGTACGGACGAAGACCTGCGTCAGACGAAGGTAACTCAACCTGCCGTATTCCTCCACTCCGTTATCTCCGCACTTTGTATGGGTGATGATTTTAAACCTGAAATGACTGCCGGTCACTCATTGGGCGAATTCTCTGCTCTGGTTGCTGCCGGTGCATTGAGTTTCGAAGATGGATTGAAGCTGGTTTATGCTCGTGCCATGGCCATGCAGAAAGCTTGCGAGGCACAACCCTCTACAATGGCGGCTATCATTGCCCTCTCCGATGAAAAAGTAGAAGAAATCTGCGAGCAAGTAACCGCTGAAGGTGAAGTTTGCGTTGCAGCCAACTATAACTGTCCGGGACAGATCGTAATTTCCGGTTCTATCGAGGGCATCAACAAGGCATGCGAACTGATGAAGGCTGCCGGAGCGAAACGTGCTTTACCATTAAAGGTAGGCGGTGCTTTCCACTCTCCACTGATGAATCCTGCAAAAGTTGAATTGGAAGCAGCTATCAACGCTACTGAAATCCACGCTCCCAAATGTCCGGTTTATCAGAATGTAGATGCATTGCCTCACACTGATCCGGAAGAGATCAAGAAGAATCTCGTTGCTCAGCTGACTGCTTCTGTACGCTGGACACAGACTGTTAAGAATATGGTTGCTGATGGTGCTACAGACTTCACAGAATGTGGCCCAGGTGCTGTACTGCAAGGTCTGATCAAGAAGATTGCACCGGAGGTATCTGCTCACGGTATTGCATAATCCTTAAATACAAAATATTTGTAAGGGCTGTCTTTTTAACCAAAGACGGCCCTTTATTTTGTAATCATACTATCCGCATTCAGAATAGGAAAATAAACAGCATCTCAACAAAACTTTTTCATGTAAGTATGAAAGTTCTACATTCAACTTGCATTATCTTTAGATAAGATAAGCTGCATCTCAGCATAACTTTTTCATGCAAGCATGAAAGTTCTGCGTTCGATTTGCATTATCTTTGCAAAAACATGCATGATATGGAGAAAATCGACGAATACAGAAACACCCTTGCAATGCCTCTTTGCAAACTATCAATAGATAAGCTGGTGCAGGAAATATGCCTGCATCCGGAATACCTTAAAGATATATACCAGTTGATTTCCGATGATAAAATCGTCGTTTCATGGCGGGCTATATGGGCATGTGAAAAAGTAAGTGAGAAGCATCCCGGCTGGTTTGTTCCATTGCTGGATGATATTATTCAGCGATTATTGGTCTGCCAACATGATGGTTCCAAACGGTTGTTGCTGTCTATATTATATAATGTACCTGCATCTGATCCTGTCTCTGTCGATTTGCTAAATTATTGCCTGGATCACATGTTGGCCCCACAAGAAAGTATCGGTGTGCAGGCATTATCTATCAGAATGGCTTACCAGCTTTGCAAGTCTGAGCCGGAACTTTTGAAAGAGCTGCAACTCATATTAGAGAATGCAGATACCGAATATTACTCCACAGGCGTTAAGACTACCATACGGAATATCCTAAAAAAGATAAATAAATAATTGAAGTTTCGCAAGTTATGATATTCAGGAGTTAAAATCAGCTATAAAACAAATTAAATCCAATAACTATAACAAGCAATGTCATGATGCAAAACTAGCAATCTTGTAATGCGGAATATTGCTAGTTTTGCATCATGACATTGCTTGTTATGTTCCGTTTAAGGCTTCCGGGTGGGTTACCGTATTATTTTTCGCAGACTATTCTTGAAAAAGTATAACAATATTAAGACCAATAAAAGGCTTATTAGGGGTCAAAATAGGTTCAGGGTCACTTATAACCCTATTTATAGGTCATTTTTATTTGTATTAGCCAATATAATGCTAATATACAGACTGTTGACTTTTTTAGACTTTTGCAAAAAACGTATTTCAGTAGATTTGGAATATTACAATTCGAACAAGCCTTAAATAGGTAAATATTTAATACAGAAAGTAAAACAATAAAGCGGAAGTGATAAAGAGTGAATAATAAAATCTTTATTCCTTAGTAGTTTAGCACTATTACAGTATGTTTTATTTACATCTATTTTAAATATCTTATTCATTTAAGCAGGAATTGGGGGTATAAGTGACCCTGAACCTATTTTGACCCTTAAATAGTACACTTTTTGTCTTTTTTTTGAGGCATAACAGATTGATATACAATCATTAATCATCAGAGAATCATTTTGTCCATGAGTTCACTTCATACACGCTGTTTTAGAAGAAAGTAAGAACCGTCTTTCTGATTGTCAAAAGAAAAAATGCAACATGCGTTCGCGGTTAATTTATCACTTCAGCAAAAGTTAAGAAGTTAAGTTTCGTAGGTACTGTTTTCCACTCCTAATTTACAGGTAGTGTACCCTAAATTATTTTTCTGTAATCCCCATCACTTTTCTTCTTAAACCCATTGCTTAGCAGCACCTTTATTGAAGCCGTGTTTTCTTCGGAAGGGTCCGCCGCTATTTCACGTCCTTCCAATTCAATGATTTTTTCTTCCAACTTCCTGATAATCATTTTACCGATACCTCTATTCAGATACTCTTCTTCGCCAATCAAATATCCGATCTCGTACGTATGATTCTTTTCAGATATGTCTCCATACAAACTCTCAAAGTCGTGCCCTTCTTCCTCCAAGTCTTTCAAGAAAAAGCAATCAGCATAAAGACAATATCCGATCTTCTTATTCTTATAGTAAACAATAAAATGTTTCATAAAGTCATATTTACCATCTCTATTACTGACTTCGTCCAACCAAGCCTCCTTCTGTTCTTCCCCATCCGGACATAGCCATTTGTAAATATAATCTTTTCTCAACCATCTATCAAACCACAATATATCTTCGCCAAGCAGAGGCTTTAATACTATTTCGTCTGTATCAATCATAAATTCATGTATGTCATTTCATGTTTATTCAACCCGATTTCCTTTCACATCTATAAAGAAAGTTTCGCCGTTCAGCTTCACCTTTGCTTTGCCATCTTTATTAAAATAGCGGGCGTCATCATATATAAAAGGAATAACTTCTTTCCCTGTCTGATCTATAAAACCGCATTTACCCTCCATGCATACTGCTGCCAGCCCGGTTTTGGTAAATGACCATGCAGGATTATATATACATGGAATAACTTCTTTTCCCGTTTTATCTACATATCCCCACCAACCATTCTGCCGAACTAATGCCAATCCTACAGAAAAAGCATGGGCATAGTCATAGATAAACGGTACGACTTCTTCGCCTGTTGCAGCATCTAAAAAGCCCCATCTACCATTGTATTCCGTTGGCACTAATTTTTGTACTTTCATTTTTTGAGTATCCATAATAGTATAATCCGTTAAATATTGAATTGATAAATAAGAAATAGTTCAAGCCTGCTTTCTGCTGTAAAGATAGGAATTAAATTGAGACTGAGCGCAGAACTCAGTAATAAGGCTGGTGAATAGCAGTTTATCCAAGAAAAAGGAAGAAGCTGAAATAGAATAACTTATTAAAATTTGGCACGCTATTGTGAATAAACTATATTTGTACATTCATTATAAGTACTATAATTATGCAAGATTTTGTAAACGGACGCTGTGGTTGGTGCGGAACTGACGAACTGTATGTGAAATACCATGATCAAGAGTGGGGAAATTTAGTGACCGACGACAAGACACTGTTCGAGTTTCTTGTGCTGGAGAGCGCCCAGGCCGGATTAAGTTGGATAACCATCCTCAAAAAACGTGAGGGATATCGCAAAGCCTTTTGTGGTTTCGATGCCGAACAAGTAGCACAAATGACCGATGAAGATGTCGAGCGGCTGATGCATTTTGATGGTATCGTGAAGAACCGTCTGAAAATCAAATCTACCATCACAAATGCAAGGCTATTCCTCGCCATACAAAAGGAGTTCGGCAGTTTCTATGAATATACACTGTCGTTCTTTCCTGATAGAAAACCGATTATCAATACCTTTCAATCCTTGAGTGAGATTCCGGTATCATCTCCCGAATCCGATGCCATGAGCAAGGATATGAAAAAACGAGGATTCAAGTTCTTCGGATCTACGATCTGCTACGCCCATTTGCAGGCTGCGGGATTCGTCAACGATCATTTGGCGGACTGTATCTGTCGAAAAGGATAAATGACAGTATAACTTCATACAAAGTAAAAGGCGGTATTTCCTCGTATGGATTTACCGCCTTTTCATTTTACTTCTTTATTCCCAAAATACTTCTTGCTTTCTCTTCACTGGAGATAAAATCGAGTGCATTGATTATCTCGTCATAATTCTCCCGGTCGGAAATATTCGGAGCTAAGATTTTCAGGACTTCCAGTTTGTCATCATCAAACCGGTATATCGACATCATCCGCACACACTGCTTGCAATTCAATCCTCTGTTACCGATTCCGGCTTCTAATAATTCCAGTTGATCGTCTTTGAAAGGTTTGCCTTTCACTTTGTTGTAAAGCGACTGGAAATCCCTTTCGTCCATCCCTCTTCCACCATTAATGTGCGGGTGGGAGGAAGCGGTTCCACCACCTACTTCAATAGCAGGATATACAGCAACAGGCGGATGAGGAGCTGTGTTAAAAGAATCCATACCTACAACACACCCGTTTACGAAATCTATGACAATCGATGTAGTCACAGTAGATAAATTGTCACCGGCAACAAGTTTCACATACTCCCACTGCTCTGTTTCTTGGTCAAAACGGCGATATTGCGGTTTTCCAAGTATGGAAGAAACTTCTTTTTGGGTCATCCCTTTTTGGACACTCATCATGATGTCTTTACTTGATCCGATAATGCTGGCGCAGCTACTTATGCCAATCATAAATGCCAGTAGTGCTAATGTCAGTTTTATTGTTTTCATTGTATATATTGTTTTTAGTTTTTATGTTGCTACAAATATAAGTGGAGAAAAGCATATAATATTATCTTTTTCCCTATTATTTAGGGAGATTTCCCTATTATACCAATATTCACAGTGCTCCGAATTCTCTTCAAATCACGGGAAATAAGAGAACAATTCTGATGAAGCAGGAAATAAAAGAATACTACGATGCCGATGAATATGGAAGTACCTTTAAGCATGCATGTTTTGCTTGCAGTTTCCATCTTCATTTTATCCATCGCTATCGCGTATGCTTGCCTTAAACTGTATGACGAACCGGTACGTGAATGTCTGAAAAGGCGTTTTTTTGGAAAAAAAAGGTAAAACTATGGCGAAAAGTATCTTTTTCTTAT from Bacteroides sp. MSB163 includes:
- the xylE gene encoding D-xylose transporter XylE gives rise to the protein MNDANNGSKLYLYSITTVAILGGLLFGYDTAVISGAEKGLEAFFLMATDFQYDKVMHGITSSSALIGCVIGGALSGFFASRLGRRNSLRLASVLFFLSALGSYYPEFLFFNYGEPNMELLIAFNLYRVLGGIGVGLASAVCPMYIAEIAPSNIRGTLVSCNQFAIIFGMLVVYFVNYLIMGDHTNPIIDKSAEGILSVNAASDMWSVQTGWRYMFGSEAFPAALFGFLLFFVPKTPRYLVLVHQDEKAYSILEKVNGANKAKEILAEIKATSKEKTEKLFSYGVAVIVIGIMLSVFQQAIGINAVLYYAPRIFESAGAEGGGMMQTVIMGIVNIVFTLVAIFTVDRFGRKPLLIIGSIGMAVGAFAVAMCDSMGIKGILPVFSVIVYAAFFMMSWGPICWVLISEIFPNTIRGKAVAIAVAFQWIFNYIVSSTFPALYDFSPMFAYSLYGIICVAAAFFVWRWVPETKGKTLEDMSKLWRKNK
- a CDS encoding xylulokinase, with protein sequence MYLLGYDIGSSSVKASLVNAETGKCVSSAFFPKTEAAIIAVKPGWAEQNPESWWENLKLATQAVMNESGANAGEIKAIGISYQMHGLVCVDKDQNVLRPSIIWCDSRAVPYGQKAFETLGEEKCLSHLLNSPGNFTASKLAWIKENEPAIYERIYKIMLPGDYIAMKLSGEICTTVSGLSEGMFWDFKNNRVADFLMDYYGFDNSLIADIKPTFSEQGRVNAAAAKELGLKEGTPITYRAGDQPNNALSLNVFNPGEIASTAGTSGVVYGVNGEVNYDPKSRVNTFAHVNHTDEQTRLGVLLCINGTGILNSWVKRTIAPEGISYNEMNVLASQAPIGSAGISILPFGNGAERMLENKEINCSIRGLNFNLHSKQHIVRAAQEGIVFSFKYGIDIMEGMGIPVQKIHAGHANMFLSSIFRDTLAGVTGAVIELYDTDGSVGAAKGAGIGAGIYKDNNEAFATLEKLDVIEPNQAKRQEYADAYARWKHRLEKSMAK
- a CDS encoding TonB-dependent receptor, whose amino-acid sequence is MAKKMLFLVVLLFSLTGMLKAQVTTAGMSGKVMADEESVIGATVVAVHEPSGTSYGTVTNVDGRFSLQGMRSGGPYKVTVSYIGYQTAIYTGIQLQLGETYSLNVTLHEASELLGEITITASKSKFSAEKTGATTNISSEQLTTLPSINRSISDFTRISPYASGNSFGGRDGRSNTFTVDGANMNNNFGLSSDLPGGGNPISLDAIDEVQVVIAPYDVRQANFIGAGINAITKSGTNAYRGSAYMYFNNEVMRGNKIGNTDFGVRAEESKTVYGATLGGPIIKDKLFFFANVEYEKSPQQVITWRAAREGEDPNNSTISRTTEADLAEFSQMLKDKYGYNTGSFTDFPADVTNLKLLGRIDWNINQGNKLSVRYNFTNNKTWNAPNGSSGNTGYRLAYNRVSAYSMSYANSCYSLQNIVNSATAELNSRFSSNVSNQLLFTYSDMKDERDTNSSPFPFIDIMAGYYENGNQILEPYMTAGYELFTYNNLVKNTVMTIVDNFTYYLGAHKLTAGISYERQKAGNSYMRNGTGYYRYSSFEDFKNGAAPESFALAYGYNGNTKPSADVKFGQLGVYLQDEWNIRDNFKLTAGIRMDNLSFLNDIMRNQAIYNLDFNGMHIDTGAWPDSKLQFSPRVGFTWDVFNDKTLKVRGGSGFFTGRIPLVFFTNMPTNSGMIQNLVSITTRYKDGVVTSRDPRLDLLKGTMITDVNQMISTLGLPATISPEEGVLPSSIVGIDPDFKMPQVWKTSLALDYQLPVSFPLTVTLEGMFSKDINAVRQYNYNVQAPDKDTWSRFNGPDDRYIYPENFLQHTNISSANVLTNTSKGWGWTGNITVMAEPAKNVNIMAAYTHTESKEISGMPGSDANSAWTNVPSINGPNSSGLMRSQYVTPNRVVASINWRVHLNKKTSSNFSLFYSGYSSSGYSFMYSNDMNGDGVTNDLIYIPKTKDEIKFTSAEDADAFWKFVSQDPYLKKHKGEYAEAYSARAPWVHRFDFRWSRDFFVKIGKTKNTLQLSLDILNIGNLLNSKWGVTKNMSGANGGRILTYKGKDESNTPIFSMYKDSDGNYPTESFTRNLNYSECWKLQIGLRYVFN
- the xylA gene encoding xylose isomerase: MATKEYFPGIGKIKFEGKESMNPMAYRYYDAEKVIMGKKMKDWLKFAMAWWHTLCAEGGDQFGGGTKQFPWNGDSDALQAAKNKLDAGFEFMQKMGIEYYCFHDVDLISEGASIEEYEANLKAIVAYAKEKQAETDIKLLWGTANVFGHARYMNGAATNPDFDVVARAAVQIKNAIDATIELGGTNYVFWGGREGYMSLLNTDQKREKEHLAKMLTIARDYARARGFKGTFLIEPKPMEPTKHQYDVDTETVIGFLKAHGLDKDFKVNIEVNHATLAGHTFEHELAVAVDNGMLGSIDANRGDYQNGWDTDQFPIDNYELTQAMMQIIRNGGLGNGGTNFDAKTRRNSTDLEDIFIAHIAGMDAMARALESAAKLLEESPYKKMLADRYASFDGGKGKEFEEGKLSLEDVVAYAKANGEPKQTSGKQELYEAIVNMYC
- a CDS encoding NUDIX hydrolase, with the protein product MQNMEHKTPLANNHISVDCVVIGFDGEQLKVLLIKRVGEEQGEIFHDMKLPGSLIYMDEDLDEAAQRVLNELTGLKNVNLMQFKAFGSKNRTKDPKDIHWLERAMESKVERIVTIAYLSLVKIDRALSRNLADFEAYWVALQDIKALAFDHNLIIKEALVYIRQYVEINPSALFDLLPRKFTASQLRTLYELIYGKPIDVRNFHKKIAMMEYVVPLEEKQQGVAHRAARYYRFDKKIYNKVRR